A genome region from Alphaproteobacteria bacterium 33-17 includes the following:
- a CDS encoding tRNA guanosine(34) transglycosylase Tgt, with protein MYPNFKFEVTYNDPDSSARTGLLHTPHGVVETPNFIFCATKASIKGVMPQDMLEANTQIILSNTYHLMLQPGSEVVKKLGGLHKMMGWNGPMFTDSGGYQIFSLGHGSVASEIKGKRNGNRPKTLLKITEEGARFKSYVDGSYHMLTPEKSIQIQRDLGADLIVVLDECTPFHVDKAYTAKSMRMSHRWALRSLEEFKRTDDHSQALYGIIQGGVYTDLRKESSDFVNNHDFFAHAIGGSLGASKDQMHEIVGTAMSMLSKDRPVHLLGIGGISDIFNGAEYGIDTFDCVHPTRLARHGGALVPAELKDRQGDESTTEHLNIRNQKYKMDDRPIDDTCECKVCLNFSRGYIHHLFRAQEMLGMQLLTIHNVFFMNRLLKAVRKAIKSGTLRVERKKWTRL; from the coding sequence ATGTACCCTAATTTTAAGTTTGAAGTTACTTATAACGACCCTGATTCATCAGCTAGAACTGGTCTTTTACATACTCCGCATGGCGTAGTAGAAACCCCAAATTTCATATTTTGCGCAACTAAGGCCTCTATTAAAGGAGTAATGCCGCAAGATATGCTAGAGGCAAATACGCAGATTATTTTGTCTAATACCTATCACCTTATGCTTCAGCCAGGTTCTGAAGTTGTGAAAAAGCTAGGCGGCCTTCATAAGATGATGGGCTGGAACGGCCCAATGTTTACAGATTCTGGGGGATATCAAATATTTAGCCTTGGGCATGGGTCTGTTGCTAGTGAAATTAAAGGTAAACGTAATGGTAACCGCCCGAAAACTTTGCTTAAAATTACAGAAGAAGGTGCAAGGTTTAAATCTTATGTTGATGGCTCATACCATATGCTTACCCCTGAGAAATCTATTCAAATTCAAAGGGATTTAGGAGCAGACTTAATTGTGGTGCTTGATGAATGTACTCCATTTCACGTAGATAAAGCATATACCGCAAAATCAATGCGCATGTCGCATAGATGGGCGCTAAGATCACTTGAGGAATTTAAGCGTACAGATGACCATTCTCAGGCGCTATATGGTATTATTCAGGGTGGGGTTTATACCGACCTTCGTAAGGAAAGCTCTGATTTTGTTAATAATCATGACTTTTTCGCACATGCTATTGGTGGTTCCTTAGGTGCAAGCAAAGATCAAATGCATGAGATTGTAGGTACTGCAATGTCAATGCTTAGTAAGGACAGACCAGTGCATTTGTTAGGAATTGGTGGAATAAGCGATATATTTAACGGCGCTGAATATGGCATTGATACATTTGACTGCGTACACCCTACAAGGCTTGCTCGTCATGGTGGGGCGTTAGTTCCTGCTGAGCTTAAGGATAGGCAGGGCGATGAGTCTACTACTGAGCATTTAAATATAAGAAACCAGAAATATAAGATGGATGACAGACCAATTGATGATACATGCGAATGTAAAGTTTGTTTAAACTTCTCCCGTGGTTATATACACCACCTTTTCAGAGCGCAGGAAATGCTTGGAATGCAGCTACTTACCATCCATAACGTATTCTTCATGAACAGGCTTTTAAAAGCTGTAAGAAAAGCAATCAAAAGCGGTACGTTAAGGGTTGAGCGTAAAAAATGGACAAGGTTATAA